Proteins encoded in a region of the Paenibacillus sp. E222 genome:
- a CDS encoding LTA synthase family protein, whose product MFVTKPTRSLTPRGLLNHPLTLYLIFLVLMLLKLMWLHHNLHAYNITMGLLDKVIAIGSLLLLSFWTWWLPRRGMIISLIILNLLLTALIYADMVYYRYFQDFLTIPVLMQARQVDALGDSIATLIYAGDLWFFVDWLVVIPYAAILLFSKRNRRGRSSAYSIGLNSYSSNSRKSTMRRRLTAGSIALILGLGLAVGPIYFYSKTWAKGLFDNNWWNVSMYNVTGLLAFHGYDLYNYAKDQLGSGPEVDPADLEQAKAYFASRQQADPLKDAMFGKYKDSNVIIVQGEAFMNFMIGQSIGGQEITPHFNELMKESQYYSHFYHQTGQGRTSDADFGANISLHPLSVGSAFVRYADHSYDSLPSILKDHGYSTNVFHAYESGFWNRYTMYQNMKYDKFYSKNDFEQDDPLGWSLSDESFFRQSVEKMSSEVTEPFYSFLITLSSHHPYALPQDKQQLDVGEFKGTMFGNYLQSVHYVDSALGKMVEDLKNRGLWDKTIFMFYGDHDNSIKEQPQYEKFLGRSLNDLDMEQIMNEVPLLVHLPDGAAAGTIDEPAGQLDITPSVLHLLGISDQSYYHMGNDVYDGSSRMVVLRSGAFTDGSLFYIPSDDYLYDSGSCYDLSTGTKTDINACRSGHDEATKRLQVSDTVNTFDLISRFHEEQTSDSES is encoded by the coding sequence ATGTTTGTAACTAAGCCAACACGCAGCCTTACGCCGCGCGGGCTTCTGAATCATCCACTTACGTTATATCTTATTTTTCTTGTACTCATGCTGCTCAAATTAATGTGGCTCCACCACAATCTGCACGCCTATAACATTACAATGGGGCTTCTGGACAAAGTGATTGCCATCGGTTCGCTGCTGCTTCTGTCCTTCTGGACCTGGTGGCTGCCTCGCCGGGGCATGATTATATCACTCATTATACTCAATCTGCTGCTCACTGCACTGATCTATGCGGATATGGTTTATTATCGCTACTTTCAGGATTTTTTAACAATCCCTGTGCTGATGCAAGCCAGACAAGTCGACGCTTTGGGAGACAGCATCGCTACGCTCATCTATGCCGGTGATCTGTGGTTCTTCGTCGATTGGCTGGTGGTTATCCCGTATGCAGCGATCCTGCTGTTCAGCAAACGTAACCGTCGTGGACGTTCCAGCGCATATTCGATCGGATTGAACTCTTACTCATCAAACTCCCGCAAATCAACCATGCGTCGTCGACTCACTGCAGGCAGCATTGCCCTGATACTAGGTCTGGGGCTCGCGGTTGGTCCGATTTATTTTTATAGTAAAACCTGGGCAAAAGGGTTGTTTGATAACAACTGGTGGAACGTATCCATGTACAACGTTACCGGACTTCTTGCTTTTCATGGCTATGATCTGTACAACTATGCCAAAGACCAGCTCGGCTCCGGTCCCGAGGTCGATCCTGCCGATCTCGAACAGGCGAAAGCATATTTTGCAAGCAGACAACAGGCTGACCCACTGAAGGATGCGATGTTTGGCAAGTACAAAGACAGCAATGTGATCATTGTTCAAGGTGAAGCCTTCATGAATTTCATGATTGGTCAGAGCATTGGCGGTCAGGAAATTACGCCTCATTTTAACGAGCTGATGAAGGAAAGCCAGTACTACAGTCATTTTTATCACCAGACAGGTCAGGGGCGAACATCGGATGCCGACTTTGGGGCCAATATTTCATTGCATCCACTGTCGGTTGGATCAGCGTTTGTCCGTTACGCAGACCACAGCTATGATTCCCTGCCTTCTATCTTGAAGGATCATGGTTATAGTACAAATGTATTTCACGCCTATGAGAGCGGATTTTGGAATCGCTACACGATGTATCAGAATATGAAGTATGACAAGTTTTACAGTAAAAATGATTTTGAACAGGATGACCCACTTGGCTGGTCGCTGTCGGATGAGTCCTTTTTCCGCCAATCGGTTGAGAAAATGAGCAGTGAGGTTACTGAGCCGTTCTACTCATTCCTCATTACACTCAGCAGTCATCATCCATACGCGTTACCCCAAGATAAACAGCAGCTGGATGTGGGTGAATTCAAAGGAACGATGTTTGGCAACTATCTGCAATCCGTTCATTACGTGGATTCTGCGCTCGGCAAGATGGTGGAAGATCTGAAAAATCGGGGATTGTGGGACAAAACGATCTTCATGTTCTATGGGGATCACGATAACTCCATCAAAGAACAGCCACAATACGAGAAATTTCTCGGACGTTCGCTGAACGATCTGGATATGGAGCAAATTATGAACGAGGTGCCTTTGCTGGTGCATCTGCCGGACGGTGCCGCAGCGGGAACGATTGACGAGCCTGCCGGACAACTGGATATTACACCTTCAGTGCTGCATCTACTTGGTATTTCAGATCAATCCTACTACCACATGGGCAACGATGTGTACGATGGTTCCTCTCGCATGGTGGTATTGCGCAGCGGAGCATTTACAGATGGCTCCCTGTTCTATATTCCTTCGGATGATTACCTCTATGACAGCGGCTCCTGTTACGATCTGTCTACTGGTACCAAAACGGATATTAACGCTTGCCGATCTGGTCATGACGAAGCAACAAAGCGACTACAAGTGTCAGATACGGTTAATACGTTTGACCTGATCTCGCGTTTTCACGAGGAGCAAACGTCTGATTCCGAATCCTAA
- a CDS encoding cytidine deaminase yields the protein MTSHPDQFNIEQKLFEEAANFVKHRYPQGWGGAAAVYTEAGSLLISVAPEVINDATHLCMETGAYLEAHKLNERVTHSICVARDDEHSEFKVLTPCGVCQERLFFWGEDVKAAVYDPDGALIYKRLDEIQPYHWTKAYQDK from the coding sequence ATGACGTCACATCCAGATCAATTCAATATCGAACAAAAACTGTTCGAAGAAGCTGCAAACTTTGTCAAACATCGCTATCCTCAAGGGTGGGGCGGGGCAGCTGCCGTTTATACTGAAGCTGGCTCGCTGTTAATCAGCGTAGCTCCAGAAGTGATTAATGACGCCACGCATCTGTGTATGGAAACAGGAGCCTATCTGGAAGCCCACAAATTAAACGAGCGGGTCACCCACTCGATCTGTGTGGCACGTGACGATGAGCACTCGGAATTCAAGGTCCTCACCCCTTGTGGTGTGTGCCAGGAACGACTGTTTTTCTGGGGAGAAGACGTGAAGGCTGCCGTATACGATCCAGATGGAGCTTTGATTTACAAGAGATTGGACGAAATTCAGCCTTATCATTGGACCAAGGCATACCAGGATAAGTAA
- a CDS encoding DsbA family oxidoreductase encodes MNIEIWSDFMCPFCYIGKRRLENVLAQFPHRDEVHLQFKSFELDPNAELNSGKTNAEYLAAKYNMSVEQARGMNAQMNANARTAGLEYNIDEMIPTNSFSAHRLTHWAETQGKMLELSERLFQAIFIEGKHVGNTDVLIALAEEVGLDRSAAAEVLSSNQFADQVRADQAEGEQLGIRGVPFFVFDRKFAISGAQPDEVFLDAIQKAWDERSPFTMVESSTTNADGSGVCTEDGCEVPQPDQSK; translated from the coding sequence ATGAATATTGAAATATGGTCCGACTTTATGTGTCCTTTCTGTTATATTGGCAAACGTCGTCTGGAGAATGTATTAGCACAATTCCCACACCGCGATGAAGTGCATTTACAGTTTAAAAGTTTTGAGCTCGATCCAAATGCTGAATTGAATAGTGGCAAAACCAACGCAGAATATCTGGCTGCCAAATACAATATGAGTGTCGAGCAGGCACGCGGCATGAATGCACAGATGAACGCCAATGCTCGTACGGCTGGACTGGAATACAACATTGATGAGATGATTCCTACCAATTCCTTCTCTGCTCACCGCCTGACCCATTGGGCAGAAACACAAGGAAAAATGCTTGAGCTTAGCGAACGACTCTTTCAAGCGATCTTCATTGAAGGTAAACATGTCGGCAATACCGATGTACTGATCGCGTTGGCTGAAGAAGTGGGTCTGGATCGCAGTGCAGCAGCTGAAGTGTTGTCCAGTAATCAATTCGCAGACCAAGTGCGTGCTGACCAGGCCGAAGGCGAACAATTAGGCATCCGGGGTGTACCGTTCTTCGTGTTTGATCGCAAGTTCGCTATATCTGGTGCTCAACCTGATGAGGTGTTCCTTGACGCGATCCAGAAAGCATGGGATGAGCGTTCCCCTTTTACCATGGTAGAGTCCAGCACCACTAACGCAGATGGCAGTGGAGTATGCACCGAAGACGGCTGCGAGGTTCCGCAACCGGATCAATCCAAATAA
- a CDS encoding aldo/keto reductase, with amino-acid sequence MTKHITDCTILNNGVTMPWLGFGTYRAKGKEVQQAVETALEVGYRSIDTASVYGNEEEVGQAIASSGIARNELFVTTKLWNEDQGFDSTLRAFEASQKALGLNVIDLYLIHWPGRDQYKETWRAFERLYSEGSVRAIGVSNFEVHHLRDIIDEGGTVPAVNQVELHPGLIQQELQDFCGEQGIQLEAWSPIMRGKLNKESALKSLAQKYGKTPAQVILRWDIQNQIVTIPKSVTPERIRENADIFDFELTPDELKLIDALDSDKRTGPHPDQLFWD; translated from the coding sequence ATGACAAAACATATTACAGATTGTACGATTCTGAACAACGGCGTGACGATGCCATGGCTGGGATTTGGGACTTATCGAGCAAAGGGCAAGGAAGTACAACAAGCGGTGGAGACCGCATTGGAAGTCGGATATCGGAGCATTGATACAGCGTCCGTTTATGGAAATGAAGAGGAAGTGGGACAAGCCATTGCGAGCAGCGGTATTGCCCGTAATGAGCTGTTTGTGACAACCAAGCTGTGGAATGAGGATCAAGGCTTTGATTCGACCTTGAGAGCATTTGAGGCAAGTCAGAAGGCGCTTGGATTGAATGTCATTGATCTATACTTAATCCACTGGCCTGGCAGAGACCAGTATAAGGAGACGTGGAGAGCTTTCGAACGTCTATACAGCGAAGGAAGTGTACGTGCCATTGGTGTAAGTAATTTCGAAGTGCACCATCTGCGCGATATCATAGATGAAGGTGGAACGGTGCCCGCGGTGAATCAGGTGGAACTGCATCCGGGTCTGATTCAACAGGAGCTGCAGGATTTCTGCGGGGAGCAGGGCATTCAACTGGAGGCATGGAGCCCCATTATGAGAGGTAAACTGAACAAGGAATCGGCTTTGAAAAGTCTGGCCCAGAAATATGGGAAAACACCAGCACAGGTTATTCTGCGTTGGGATATCCAGAACCAGATTGTGACGATTCCGAAGTCGGTTACCCCGGAGCGGATTCGCGAGAATGCAGATATCTTTGATTTTGAATTGACTCCGGATGAGCTGAAACTAATTGATGCGCTGGATTCGGATAAACGGACGGGGCCACATCCGGATCAGCTGTTTTGGGATTGA
- a CDS encoding DUF1450 domain-containing protein, whose protein sequence is MANDIRVCEKCNHIRLKSIVAKLEKMAPDTEIKIGCKSYCGPCAKRAFVFINGRYISAPTEEEVLAKVAKFVK, encoded by the coding sequence ATGGCTAACGATATCCGCGTATGCGAAAAATGTAATCATATCAGACTCAAATCGATTGTGGCCAAGTTGGAGAAAATGGCTCCGGATACGGAGATCAAAATTGGTTGCAAATCGTATTGCGGTCCTTGCGCGAAGCGTGCTTTTGTCTTCATCAACGGTCGGTACATCAGTGCTCCGACAGAAGAAGAAGTGCTTGCAAAAGTAGCGAAATTCGTGAAGTAA
- a CDS encoding heme biosynthesis protein HemY translates to MNCKITRNAAKVLKLELDKPENEGKLLRVVITHAHGDHAHYGLDIDTPKENDTVVSTDKEIDVILENDQPLLDGVKIDYLYFPEEGFVITNPSKGNHGDH, encoded by the coding sequence ATGAACTGCAAAATTACACGTAATGCCGCGAAAGTATTGAAACTTGAACTGGACAAGCCTGAGAACGAAGGTAAATTGCTGCGCGTTGTGATCACACATGCACATGGAGATCATGCCCACTACGGACTCGATATCGATACGCCAAAAGAAAATGATACGGTTGTATCTACCGATAAAGAGATTGACGTTATTCTTGAGAATGATCAGCCTTTGCTGGATGGCGTTAAAATTGATTACCTTTACTTCCCTGAAGAAGGCTTCGTTATTACGAACCCATCCAAAGGCAACCACGGCGACCACTAA
- a CDS encoding M14 family metallopeptidase: MELQWIIVHQGDTLSRIAAANHMTKELLAALNPEAASQPYLLTGQMLRIMPGTGRRYAVQPGEKVAGIALRFGLIEEELREANPEIANIPDWCGRCIHIPDSNGKTIVKLQGEYGYREMKRDIGLLEKKYPFIEIGSIGSSVMGKALPYLRLGQGPKHIHVNASVHANEWLTTAVLMRFIEEYAKAYSTSTPWHQFQTERWMQETTLWAVPMVNPDGVELVQEGVVNDHPHAEELLEWNAGRSHFTHWKSNIRGVDLNDQFPAYWEEEAARRGITSPGPRDYAGTAPLSEPEAWALAQWTEQHHFDAVVSLHSQGQEIYWNYRDLEPKESAPLSRRLARASGYKAVKLGGSDAGYKDWFIQKFRKPGFTVEVGLGVNPLPMDQFDDICVEVGMLLAELLTDREH, translated from the coding sequence ATGGAGCTGCAATGGATTATTGTTCATCAGGGAGATACCTTGTCGCGTATTGCGGCAGCAAACCATATGACGAAGGAGTTACTTGCCGCTCTCAACCCGGAAGCAGCGTCCCAGCCTTATTTGCTGACAGGACAGATGCTGCGCATTATGCCGGGAACGGGGCGCAGGTATGCAGTGCAACCGGGAGAGAAAGTGGCCGGTATCGCATTACGTTTTGGACTGATTGAAGAAGAATTGCGCGAAGCTAATCCAGAAATAGCGAATATTCCGGACTGGTGCGGGCGATGTATTCATATTCCGGATTCAAATGGAAAAACTATCGTCAAGCTGCAGGGAGAGTATGGTTACCGTGAAATGAAACGTGATATCGGTTTGCTGGAAAAGAAATATCCATTTATCGAGATTGGCTCGATTGGCAGCAGTGTCATGGGCAAGGCTTTGCCTTATCTGCGTTTGGGTCAAGGTCCCAAACATATTCATGTCAACGCATCTGTTCATGCAAATGAGTGGCTGACTACCGCGGTTCTGATGCGATTCATTGAAGAATATGCGAAGGCTTACAGTACATCTACGCCGTGGCATCAATTTCAGACGGAACGCTGGATGCAGGAAACTACGCTGTGGGCTGTCCCTATGGTTAATCCGGATGGAGTTGAATTGGTGCAGGAGGGCGTGGTCAATGATCATCCCCATGCAGAAGAATTGCTGGAATGGAATGCCGGACGCTCACATTTTACGCACTGGAAATCCAATATTAGGGGAGTAGACCTTAACGACCAATTCCCGGCTTATTGGGAGGAAGAGGCGGCTAGAAGAGGAATAACGTCCCCAGGGCCAAGAGATTATGCAGGAACCGCTCCCTTATCGGAACCGGAGGCGTGGGCACTTGCACAGTGGACCGAGCAGCATCATTTCGATGCTGTCGTTTCGCTGCACAGCCAGGGACAGGAAATTTATTGGAACTACCGGGATTTGGAGCCAAAGGAGAGTGCACCGCTGTCACGCAGACTGGCAAGGGCTTCAGGGTACAAGGCAGTTAAGCTGGGTGGAAGCGATGCAGGGTACAAAGACTGGTTCATCCAGAAGTTTCGGAAGCCTGGCTTCACAGTAGAAGTGGGACTCGGGGTCAACCCGCTGCCCATGGATCAGTTCGATGACATCTGCGTAGAGGTTGGCATGCTATTGGCTGAATTATTAACAGATCGAGAGCACTAA
- the racE gene encoding glutamate racemase yields MQQAIAILDSGVGGLTVAKEVMRQLPREKIIYFGDTARTPYGPRSSEQVKQFTEQIVDFLIQFNPKVIVIACNTATAAALDYIRAKVNVPVIGVIHPGARAAITATRTGRIGVIGTVGTIGSGAYTSALKQLSPYIDVVTQACPALVPLVEQGEFRSEQTTSTVEQSLGQIKQQPIDCLILGCTHYPFLMDTIQEVMGQEVKLISSADETAREISTILYDKRKLASGDETPVHQFFCTGDPRMFQNITRQWLGEQISKTPVVWQVTQLS; encoded by the coding sequence GTGCAGCAAGCAATCGCTATATTAGACTCCGGTGTAGGGGGATTGACCGTCGCCAAGGAAGTGATGCGTCAGCTCCCACGGGAAAAGATCATATATTTTGGAGATACTGCCCGGACACCGTACGGACCCCGTTCGTCCGAACAAGTTAAACAATTCACGGAACAAATCGTTGATTTCTTGATCCAGTTCAATCCGAAGGTTATCGTTATCGCCTGTAATACGGCTACAGCAGCAGCGCTCGACTATATTCGAGCCAAGGTGAATGTGCCTGTCATTGGTGTCATTCATCCGGGAGCACGAGCAGCCATCACAGCGACACGCACAGGACGCATCGGTGTCATTGGCACCGTGGGAACCATTGGAAGTGGTGCATATACGTCTGCACTCAAACAGTTGTCCCCCTATATTGATGTGGTCACTCAGGCTTGTCCGGCACTTGTGCCACTGGTGGAGCAAGGCGAATTCCGTTCCGAGCAAACGACAAGTACGGTGGAGCAGTCTTTAGGCCAGATTAAGCAACAGCCGATTGATTGTCTTATTCTGGGTTGTACGCACTATCCTTTTCTCATGGATACCATTCAGGAGGTTATGGGGCAGGAAGTGAAGCTGATCAGTTCGGCAGATGAAACGGCGAGGGAAATTAGTACGATTTTGTATGATAAACGAAAGCTGGCCAGTGGGGATGAGACACCGGTCCATCAGTTTTTTTGCACTGGGGACCCACGCATGTTCCAGAATATTACCCGCCAATGGTTGGGAGAGCAGATCTCCAAAACGCCAGTTGTGTGGCAGGTTACGCAATTATCATAG
- a CDS encoding YtxH domain-containing protein, whose translation MKDSNKSLLWGALIGSVVGSVTALLLAPKSGRELRQDISEGARQVSEKGQELASKVGEQSAQIVSKVKETADVVIQDIQSWRNCAEGKEVRVSAVITDTESSVDADAANESGIKVIAKLPADDSKDNI comes from the coding sequence GTGAAGGATTCTAACAAAAGTTTGTTGTGGGGAGCATTAATCGGCTCGGTTGTAGGTTCAGTGACAGCTTTGCTGTTGGCGCCAAAATCGGGACGTGAACTTCGTCAAGATATTTCGGAAGGTGCACGTCAGGTGAGTGAGAAAGGTCAGGAACTGGCTAGCAAGGTAGGCGAACAAAGCGCACAGATCGTATCCAAAGTAAAAGAAACGGCAGATGTCGTTATCCAGGATATCCAGTCCTGGCGCAATTGCGCTGAAGGTAAAGAAGTACGCGTATCCGCCGTCATTACTGATACTGAGTCTTCCGTTGATGCAGATGCAGCAAATGAGTCAGGTATTAAAGTCATCGCGAAGCTTCCTGCCGACGACTCCAAAGACAATATCTAA
- a CDS encoding DUF4261 domain-containing protein, giving the protein MTNEWKEDQEGNNETNDIPSGFHPVYMIELLFQERPVIDRGRLQEALSRHTGQVRLDVKQGNEEHEPEMLVFYHLDHKVSFQEGNIPAQTCILPITEIVDRARFGGALQQAWHWPEAGQAMETIQYSIRLHDMFTAAMPRKQRLELFQKTIQAVMEVLPCEALYWYGSDKLVEPKAYVLSQEREEHLYAAMNVRMYQAGGTEEQRQLVMDTVGLSALGVPDVQCHFIGLDPDTVAQTLLGAAYYIFDQGDVLQDGQTLGSSGGRRWRCEHQAALIAPGRYVIDLDPGDEHAVAPLEPARQT; this is encoded by the coding sequence ATGACGAACGAATGGAAAGAAGATCAAGAAGGAAATAATGAAACGAATGACATACCTTCCGGATTTCATCCGGTATATATGATTGAGCTGTTATTCCAGGAACGTCCCGTTATAGATCGGGGGCGTTTGCAGGAGGCACTAAGTCGTCATACCGGACAAGTCCGGCTTGACGTGAAGCAAGGCAATGAGGAGCATGAACCTGAAATGCTGGTTTTCTACCATCTGGACCATAAGGTTTCTTTTCAGGAAGGTAATATTCCAGCACAGACGTGCATTCTCCCCATTACTGAAATTGTAGATCGTGCCCGCTTTGGAGGGGCTTTGCAGCAAGCCTGGCATTGGCCAGAAGCAGGACAAGCTATGGAAACGATCCAATATTCCATCCGGCTTCATGATATGTTCACTGCTGCCATGCCGCGCAAACAGCGACTCGAATTGTTCCAAAAGACGATTCAGGCTGTTATGGAAGTGCTGCCTTGTGAGGCGTTATACTGGTATGGCAGTGACAAATTGGTTGAACCGAAAGCCTATGTGCTGTCACAGGAGCGTGAGGAGCATCTCTACGCTGCGATGAATGTGCGCATGTATCAGGCTGGGGGCACGGAGGAACAGCGTCAGCTGGTTATGGACACGGTAGGATTGTCGGCACTTGGCGTGCCTGATGTACAGTGTCATTTCATTGGACTTGATCCAGATACGGTAGCCCAGACATTGCTGGGGGCCGCCTATTACATATTTGATCAGGGCGATGTTCTACAGGATGGACAGACGCTGGGATCTTCCGGCGGACGACGCTGGCGTTGTGAGCATCAGGCGGCATTAATTGCACCAGGACGATATGTAATTGATCTGGACCCGGGTGATGAACATGCCGTTGCTCCGCTTGAGCCGGCGCGGCAGACTTGA
- a CDS encoding DUF86 domain-containing protein encodes MYYVNREQIARRLAAVPEVAEGLRRASQAWDGSLMLGLVQERCLHLAIEIVTDVGSYLIDGFIMRDASSYDDIIQINHEEKVFDHATYEVLSRLVSLRKPLVQDYYSWERSELHPLSSDLPGVLEHFSHQVNTYVEKELGPFQTAQAEGQSKE; translated from the coding sequence TTGTATTACGTAAACAGGGAACAGATTGCACGTCGGCTTGCTGCCGTACCGGAGGTGGCCGAAGGTCTTCGCCGTGCTTCACAAGCTTGGGATGGCAGTCTCATGCTGGGTCTGGTACAGGAACGCTGTCTTCATCTCGCAATTGAAATCGTTACGGATGTAGGGAGTTATCTGATTGACGGATTCATCATGCGTGATGCGAGCAGCTATGACGATATTATTCAGATTAACCATGAAGAGAAGGTTTTTGATCATGCAACCTATGAGGTGCTGAGTCGCCTCGTATCGTTGCGCAAGCCGCTCGTTCAGGACTATTACAGCTGGGAGCGATCTGAACTGCATCCGCTGAGCAGTGACCTGCCGGGCGTGCTTGAACATTTTTCCCATCAGGTCAATACCTATGTGGAAAAAGAACTCGGGCCTTTCCAGACTGCACAGGCCGAGGGACAGAGCAAGGAATGA
- a CDS encoding Dabb family protein, which yields MIKHIVLFKMKDRSNEGIEAAANVLRNLQGKIDVLVSLEVGIDVLRSDRSFDISLTAEFASLEDLQAYQVHPLHQEVIKYMNEVREQSIAVDYEI from the coding sequence ATGATTAAACATATTGTTCTGTTTAAAATGAAAGATCGTTCTAATGAAGGTATTGAAGCGGCTGCGAATGTTCTTCGCAATCTGCAAGGCAAAATTGATGTTCTGGTTTCGCTTGAAGTAGGTATTGACGTGCTCCGTTCAGACAGATCTTTTGACATCTCACTCACGGCAGAGTTTGCATCACTGGAAGATCTTCAGGCATATCAGGTACATCCGCTGCATCAGGAAGTCATCAAGTATATGAACGAGGTCAGAGAGCAGTCGATTGCAGTGGACTACGAAATCTAA
- a CDS encoding helix-turn-helix transcriptional regulator, with product MPNQPEQHSIQAWSLINRKYLGKGVRVKRFRKPTRCQIRNRVLLAVLMANDIKLSQLAEDLSISSRSVSAWVYEGRIPGSTNLDKACQLLGYPRHILFNEEVVRKSPVICQPEPSRFMKRTVTRSPVSNRILTGLCMVHDLSVTDVSHWIGVHPGTFRKWLHQGTLPSAAFQEQAEQFFRIPKTILFADVILKDRHNN from the coding sequence ATGCCTAATCAACCAGAACAACATTCCATCCAGGCGTGGTCTCTGATCAACCGTAAATATTTGGGAAAAGGCGTCCGTGTTAAACGATTCCGAAAACCGACACGCTGTCAAATCCGCAACCGTGTTCTTCTTGCCGTGCTGATGGCCAATGATATCAAGTTGTCTCAGCTCGCCGAAGATCTATCCATCTCTTCACGCAGCGTCAGCGCGTGGGTGTATGAAGGACGGATACCCGGCAGTACCAATTTGGACAAGGCATGCCAATTGCTCGGCTACCCGCGCCACATTCTTTTTAATGAAGAAGTGGTACGCAAAAGCCCTGTCATTTGTCAGCCCGAGCCTTCCCGCTTCATGAAGCGTACGGTGACCCGTTCTCCGGTTAGCAACCGTATTCTGACAGGCTTGTGCATGGTCCATGATTTGTCGGTGACAGATGTCAGCCACTGGATCGGGGTTCACCCCGGCACTTTCCGCAAATGGCTGCATCAGGGAACGCTGCCTTCTGCTGCGTTTCAGGAACAAGCGGAACAATTTTTCCGCATCCCGAAAACTATTTTGTTCGCAGATGTCATCTTGAAAGATCGCCACAATAACTAA
- a CDS encoding sn-glycerol-1-phosphate dehydrogenase — MNMNERIAAWNEEVQNCNCGHDHRLVQMQVYLEHGAIQRLPRYLSEQGYKHVTVVYDRFTGPAAGHEVVKNIREAGVHVDEICMPENKAGDVIADEGGIVQVLLGVKQESQAIIAAGSGTIHDLVRFVCSKMDKPFLSVPTAASVDGFTSAGAPLIVSGVKQTFQAVPPEAIFADVHILEQAPQEMNAAGFGDMLGKYTSLADWVVSRDMGGEPFCPVAYRMTEEALTTCVENVKGIAEGRADGVTVLMDALIASGISMLIIDHSRPASGGEHHVSHRWEMDLMEAGHKPVLHGAKVGVACALLTVKYKDLAQQSDEPVFRVYNNLPDASQLTAWLEQVGGPTTTEQLGVSMEMVEHAFTTAHLLRDRYTGLKYINEILNVGSK, encoded by the coding sequence ATGAATATGAACGAGCGAATTGCTGCATGGAATGAAGAAGTGCAGAATTGTAATTGTGGGCATGATCATCGGTTGGTGCAAATGCAGGTCTATCTGGAGCATGGAGCTATTCAGCGGTTACCTCGCTATTTGTCCGAGCAAGGGTACAAACATGTAACAGTGGTATATGATCGATTTACAGGGCCAGCAGCAGGACACGAGGTGGTAAAGAACATTCGTGAAGCAGGCGTTCATGTGGATGAGATATGTATGCCAGAGAACAAAGCGGGGGACGTGATCGCCGATGAGGGTGGAATTGTGCAGGTACTTTTGGGTGTGAAACAGGAAAGTCAGGCGATCATTGCTGCTGGCTCAGGGACCATTCATGACCTGGTGAGATTTGTTTGCTCCAAAATGGACAAGCCCTTTCTGTCCGTACCTACAGCGGCTTCGGTTGACGGATTTACTTCAGCAGGTGCACCTCTTATTGTCAGCGGCGTCAAACAGACGTTCCAGGCGGTGCCGCCAGAAGCTATTTTCGCGGATGTTCATATATTGGAGCAAGCTCCCCAAGAGATGAATGCTGCCGGATTCGGAGATATGCTTGGTAAATATACATCACTGGCGGACTGGGTAGTTTCCAGGGATATGGGTGGGGAACCGTTCTGCCCCGTAGCTTACCGCATGACGGAAGAAGCACTAACGACCTGTGTGGAGAATGTCAAAGGTATCGCTGAAGGACGGGCCGATGGTGTGACTGTATTAATGGATGCGCTGATTGCTTCCGGTATTTCCATGCTGATCATTGATCATTCCCGTCCGGCATCTGGTGGAGAGCATCATGTGTCCCATCGGTGGGAGATGGATCTGATGGAGGCAGGGCACAAACCTGTTTTGCATGGAGCCAAGGTGGGAGTGGCCTGTGCACTGCTTACCGTAAAATACAAAGATCTTGCACAACAATCCGACGAGCCGGTTTTCCGTGTATACAATAATCTGCCGGATGCATCGCAGCTTACAGCTTGGCTTGAGCAAGTTGGGGGCCCTACAACAACTGAACAACTGGGTGTATCCATGGAGATGGTGGAACATGCGTTCACCACAGCTCATTTGCTTCGAGATCGATATACGGGACTGAAATATATCAATGAAATTCTTAACGTGGGTTCGAAATAA